CAGGGATCGACGGTAGATATCGGCGAGGGGCAAGCATCTATTCCATTTACTCATATTACCATGCGGATAAACCGATTTATCATGCGTTTCTTTCAAGGTAAACTTTCCAAAACGCAAACCCACCGTTCGCAGTTGCCAAGGAGGCTTCCCCGATGTCCGACAAACCCACACTCCGAGCCAAGGATGCGCCCGATCTCGGCTCTTTCACTTGGGATGATCCGCTTCGTTTCGAGGATCAGCTTACCGACGAAGAACGTATGATCCGCGACAGCGCGCGCGCTTATGCTCAGGAAAAGCTACAGCCGAGGGTAACAAGTGCCTTTGAAAACGAAGAAACAGACCCGGAAATCTTCCGTGAAATGGGCGAAATGGGCCTGTTGGGTGTGACCACACCCGAAGAATACGGCGGGCTTGGCTCGGGCTATGTATCCTATGGCCTTGTGGCACGTGAGATTGAGCGTGTTGACAGCGGCTATCGTTCGATGATGAGCGTGCAGGCGAGCCTCGTGATGTATCCGATCTATGCCTATGGCAGCGAAGAGCAGCGCAAGAAATATCTGCCCAAGCTGGCGTCTGGCGAATGGATCGGTTGTTTCGGCCTAACCGAGCCCGATGCGGGTTCAGATCCCGCTGGCATGAAGACCCGAGCGGTAAAAACTGATACCGGGTATAGGCTTACCGGCTCAAAGATGTGGATTTCCAATGCGCCGATCGCCGACGTTTTTGTCGTCTGGGCCAAATCCGAAGCGCATGGCGGCAAGATCCGCGGCTTTGTTCTGGAGAAGGGCATGGAAGGTCTGTCCGCGCCCAAAATTAAGAACAAGCTTTCCCTGCGTGCATCAATCACCGGCGAAATTGTGATGAAGGACGTCGAGGTCAACGACAACGCCTTGCTACCGCACGTCGAAGGCTTGAAGGGGCCGTTCGGTTGTCTTAACCGCGCCCGTTACGGCATCAGTTGGGGGGTGCTGGGTGCGGCCGAACATTGCTGGCACGCGGCGCGGCAATATGGGCTTGATCGACATCAGTTCAAACGCCCGCTGGCACAGACCCAACTGTTTCAGAAGAAGCTCGCCGACATGCAGACCGAGATCACGCTGGGCCTGCAAGCCAGCCTTCAGGTGGGGCGTCTGATGGATCAGGCCAAAGCCGCACCGGAAATGATTTCGCTCGTCAAACGTAACAATTGCGGCAAGGCGCTCGACGTAGCGCGGATGTCGCGCGACATGCATGGCGGGAACGGCATCAGCCTCGAATTCCAGGTGATCCGTCACATGGTGAATCTTGAGACGGTCAATACTTATGAAGGCACTCATGACGTGCACGCGCTAATCCTCGGTCGAGCCCAAACCGGGCTTCAGGCGTTTTTCTGAGCTGATATTCGAAGGGGGAGCTGTAAATGCTCCCCCGT
This window of the Rhodobacteraceae bacterium LMO-JJ12 genome carries:
- a CDS encoding acyl-CoA dehydrogenase — its product is MSDKPTLRAKDAPDLGSFTWDDPLRFEDQLTDEERMIRDSARAYAQEKLQPRVTSAFENEETDPEIFREMGEMGLLGVTTPEEYGGLGSGYVSYGLVAREIERVDSGYRSMMSVQASLVMYPIYAYGSEEQRKKYLPKLASGEWIGCFGLTEPDAGSDPAGMKTRAVKTDTGYRLTGSKMWISNAPIADVFVVWAKSEAHGGKIRGFVLEKGMEGLSAPKIKNKLSLRASITGEIVMKDVEVNDNALLPHVEGLKGPFGCLNRARYGISWGVLGAAEHCWHAARQYGLDRHQFKRPLAQTQLFQKKLADMQTEITLGLQASLQVGRLMDQAKAAPEMISLVKRNNCGKALDVARMSRDMHGGNGISLEFQVIRHMVNLETVNTYEGTHDVHALILGRAQTGLQAFF